From Polaribacter butkevichii, a single genomic window includes:
- a CDS encoding YkgJ family cysteine cluster protein — MEKRLKQLPKLAEDAKKENLKYFTNLKKRVPKNLDYVVQELHDAEFKKTDCLTCANCCKTTSPIFTDKDTERIAKHLKMKVADFQKQYLQRDEDDFMVLKTAPCSFLDESDNTCFIYDVRPKACAEYPHTNRKKFIGITDLTVANTAICPAAYNIVEALKKRIPYEYNVKKKRS; from the coding sequence ATGGAAAAACGCTTAAAACAACTACCAAAATTAGCAGAAGATGCTAAAAAAGAAAACCTAAAATATTTTACGAACCTTAAAAAAAGAGTACCTAAAAATTTAGATTATGTTGTGCAAGAATTACACGATGCAGAGTTTAAAAAAACAGATTGCTTAACGTGTGCAAATTGCTGTAAAACTACAAGCCCAATTTTTACAGATAAAGATACAGAGCGTATTGCTAAGCATTTAAAAATGAAAGTGGCAGATTTTCAAAAGCAATATTTACAAAGAGATGAAGATGATTTTATGGTGTTAAAAACGGCGCCTTGTTCTTTTTTAGATGAAAGTGATAATACTTGTTTTATTTATGATGTTCGCCCTAAAGCTTGTGCAGAATACCCACATACAAATCGTAAGAAATTTATAGGTATTACCGATTTAACTGTGGCCAATACTGCTATTTGTCCTGCTGCTTATAATATTGTAGAGGCTTTAAAAAAGCGCATACCTTATGAGTATAATGTAAAAAAGAAGAGGAGTTAG